The window GAAGGTTGCTATTCTGGGATAGGGTATCCTCATCAATTAGAATAACTCGACCAACTGGCTGATCAGGCCCACCTCCACTGATTTCAATTAATATATCTCCCTCAATCAGATTTCTCTTTTCCAGACTATTCTGTTTGATAACCCTAATTGAAGCAGTACTACCTTTGTCTTTTCTCCAGTTTTTAATTTCACTTCCCCTGATTACTGCTACTTGCACATAATCTTCTTCAGAAATATCATTTGGGTCTTTGCCCCAATCTCCACCGATTACAAAACTTAAAACGTTTTGTAGTGATTTGGAACGCCATCCCTTTGGTAATTTTTCCTCCATCATCCCAACAAAGAAATTATCTGGTCCAATTCTTTTTTTATACCATCCAACTCCTCAGCGGCCAACCTCGCAATATCCAAAGGATCACCCAAATCGGCATTTTTGCTGATATTTTCATCTTCAATTAGACCGATATCCAAGGAATCGTTTTTGGCAGCGATCTGCTCTCTGGTAAATACCTGCCATCTTGGATCTGCGACCGTCTTACGCTTTTCGTTATCTATCTCGCCTTCATATCCTTGCTTCAGTGATTCCATGTCCGTGCCGCCAGTATATGCAGTTACAAATCCTGCAAAAGCTTCTCGGGTGAATGGTGTCCGCTTGCCATAACTTGGTGCATTGGTTCGCATATCGTAAAACCATACCCGCTTCGTATTGCCAGTTTCTTTTTTTCCTCGGGTAAAGAAGAGCACATTGGTCTTTACACCTGCCGCATAGAAAATACCTGTTGGCAAACGTAACACGGTATGAAGGTCGCATTTTTCCATCAGGTCACGGCGTATCTTCTGTCCATCATTGTCTTCGAAGAGCACGTTATCGGGAAGCACTACTGCAGCTCTTGCCGTCCCCGTATCCCTTCTTAAAGAACGGTAGATATGCATCAGGAAATTCAGCTGCTTGTTGGAGGTTTGGATGGTAAAGTCATCCCGTGTAGGTCGCTCTCCTCCTTGCTTGGTTCCAAATGGAGGATTCGCCAACACGCCGTCATAGTTTTTAAAACTTTTACCTTGTTCGGTGAGGGTGTCTCCCATCACTATCCTACTCTCCAGACCATGCAGCTTGGCATTCATCAGGGCCAGTCTATGGGCATCTTGTACCAATTCGCAACCTGAAAATGCTTCATGGACTTGAAAGCTTCTTTCTGCTTGACTGAGCGCATAGTAATCGTCGTATTTACGCTTTAGATACTCATCTGCTGCAATCATAAAACCAAAAGTTCCTGCTGCAGGATCATTCCATCTTTCTCCGATTTTAGGAGAAAGGAGTTCTATCATCACATTGATTAATGGCCTTGGGGTGAAGTACTGCCCTGCCCCACTCTTTTTCTCCCCTGCATTCTTTTCCAACAGTTCCTCATAGATGCTGGCTATCTTATCCTGCTCCTCATCCTCGTACCAATCGATCTGATCGATATTGGTAATTAGGGTACGAAGGTTGACTGGTTTTCTTAGCGTGGTGGAAGCATTTGTGTATATTTCCGTGATGGTTTCATTGCTAGACATGGCGCCTAGATTAGCCAAAAGATCTCTGTAAATGTCAAAAAGCTCTTTGTTGTCTTTGATCCCTTTGAGGTTACTCCAGCGGTATTTCTCAGGAATATCATGATCGAATTTCTTAACCTCAGATAGTCTTAAAAAAAGAATATATGTCAATTCATTCAAATACTGGTGATAGGTCACCCCATCATCACGGAGGACGTTACACAGTTCCCACAGTTTCTTTGCTATCTGTTCTGCACTCATGCTATTAAATTAAGCGTATAAATTTCTATTGATTTCAGCAATCACTTCTTCCAACTGTTCTTCAAAAATCTTATTTAAGCGATCAAAACCACCATCTTCATCAAATGGATCCTGGTCAAGGTCTTCTTTTCTAAGTACCGTTTCCTTAAGCAGCTGCTTTTCAAAACGGTCAATCCATTTTGTT is drawn from Belliella baltica DSM 15883 and contains these coding sequences:
- a CDS encoding N-6 DNA methylase codes for the protein MSAEQIAKKLWELCNVLRDDGVTYHQYLNELTYILFLRLSEVKKFDHDIPEKYRWSNLKGIKDNKELFDIYRDLLANLGAMSSNETITEIYTNASTTLRKPVNLRTLITNIDQIDWYEDEEQDKIASIYEELLEKNAGEKKSGAGQYFTPRPLINVMIELLSPKIGERWNDPAAGTFGFMIAADEYLKRKYDDYYALSQAERSFQVHEAFSGCELVQDAHRLALMNAKLHGLESRIVMGDTLTEQGKSFKNYDGVLANPPFGTKQGGERPTRDDFTIQTSNKQLNFLMHIYRSLRRDTGTARAAVVLPDNVLFEDNDGQKIRRDLMEKCDLHTVLRLPTGIFYAAGVKTNVLFFTRGKKETGNTKRVWFYDMRTNAPSYGKRTPFTREAFAGFVTAYTGGTDMESLKQGYEGEIDNEKRKTVADPRWQVFTREQIAAKNDSLDIGLIEDENISKNADLGDPLDIARLAAEELDGIKKELDQIISLLG